Within the Bacteroidales bacterium genome, the region GCAGGTATGAAAATATCCTGGAAGATGGCACTCCAAGGTCTTTCAGAAGGTATTCCGTAAATGAACGGGATACGCCACTTTCAGGATTCCTTGGCCCTCAGATGGCGATTGCTACTGAAAGCCGGGGTAACATCAAGCCTTGTGATATAGAAGAATACATTGCTGCAGGAGGCTTTGAAGCCTTCAGAAAATGTCTTTCGTCAATGAAGCCTGGCGATGTAGTTGAAGAAATTATCCAAAGTGGACTGAAAGGCAGAGGTGGTGCCGGATTCCCGACAGGTATCAAGTGGCAGATGGTGGCCGGGCAGGAGAAAACACCCAAATATGTGATCTGCAATGGGGATGAAGGGGATCCCGGGGCTTTTATGGATAGGATGCTCCTTGAATCCTACCCTTTCCGGATTATCGAAGGGATGTTGATTGCCGGCTATGCCACCGGTGCCAGTCAGGGCATCTTCTATATCAGGGCTGAATACCCGCTTGCCGTAGAACGTATAAAAGAAGCTCTCGAAATCTGCCGCCTCGATCGCTGGATAGGACCTCAAATCAAGAAAAGTAACTTCTCCTTTGAAATAAAGGTTTTCGAAGGTGCAGGTGCATTCGTTTGCGGAGAAGAAACAGCCCTGATAGCATCTATCGAAGGAGAAAGGGGAATTCCCCGGCAACGCCCTCCTTTCCCGGCAGTGAGCGGTCTTTGGCAAAGCCCTACTCTCGTCAATAATACAGAAACATTATCCCTCGTACCCTGGATTATAAGACACGGAGCCCCAGCGTTTAATAGCATTGGCACTGAGAAAAGCAAGGGTACAAAAGTGTTTGCCCTGGCAGGGAAAGTAAACAGGGGCGGACTGATCGAAGTCCCAATGGGAACAAGCTTACGACAGATCGTCGAAGAAATCGGTGGTGGAATTGCCGAAGGGCGGACTTTTAAAGCAGTACAGATTGGTGGACCATCAGGAGGTTGTATCCCTGCTTCCATGGGTGATCTTCCCATTGATTATGAGTCCTTGTCAGGCGCCGGTGCAATGATGGGATCCGGTGGATTGGTAGTACTGGATGATACAGACTGCATGGTCGATATTGCTCATTATTTTCTTTCTTTTACCCAGGAGCAATCCTGCGGAAAATGTACTTTTTGCCGCATCGGAACCCGTCGGATGCTGGAGTTGCTTGAAAAAATACGATCCGGGAATGGCTCATATGCCGACCTCGAAAAACTTGAAAAATTAGCCATCAGCACTCAGCAAGGAAGCCTTTGCGGGCTGGGAAAAACAGCGCCAAACCCGGTGCTTTCAACTTTGCGGTACTTCAGGGAAGAATATGAGGCTCATTTGAAAGGTCATTGTCCTTCAGGTAAATGTAAACCACTCCTGAATTATCATATTACCACTGAGTGTATTGGCTGCACCAAATGTGCCCAGCGTTGTCCTTCAGATGCAATTCCTTTTACCCCTTATGAAGTGCACACCATCGATATGCAGAAATGTATTAAATGTGATATTTGCCGGCAGGTGTGCCCGGTAGATGCCATTAAGGTAAACTAATATGGTCCGACTACGAATCAACGATAAACCAATAACTGTAGAAGAAGGCACTACACTTCTGCAGGCTGCACATGAGGCGGGTTTTGAAATCCCAACTATGTGTCACCTGGAAAAAGTGTCCATTCACCCTTCCTGCATGGTTTGTGTTGTCGGTGACCTTGATAACGGAAAAATGTACCCTTCTTGCGCCATGCCTGTTGCCGAGGGTATGAATATTATAACAGAATCCCCGGAAATTCATGAATTCCGGAAAAATGCTTTAGAATTACTGTTAAGTGAACATATCGGGGATTGTGAGGCCCCTTGTCGGTTAAGTTGCCCGGCTTTTATGGACATCCCCCTGATGAACCGGCTTATTGCAGAAGGCAGGTTTGAAGAAGCCCTGAAGGTGGTACGACAGGAAATCGCCTTGCCTTTTATCCTGGGATATATATGCCCTGCACCATGCGAAAAAGCTTGTAAACGAAAACCCATTGATGGAGCTGTTTCTATTTGCCTTCTTAAACGATTTACGGCGACCGACCCACAAAGCCGGCTTTCAGGGATTCAGCCCAGCAGTGAAAAATCAGGCAAAAGGGTAGCCATACTGGGTACAGGACCGGCCGGATTGTCTGCTGCCTTTTACCTGATGAAATTGGGGCATGAATGCATCCTTTTCGATAAACAGGAAATGGCAGGTGGAGCCCTCAGATATAGCATCTCTGACTCAGAGCTGCCCAGGGAAGTGCTGGATGCTGAATTGGATGTTCTCCGGCAAATGGGAGCAATATTCATACTGAATAACACACAATCTTTTACCAAGCTGAAGGAAAATGGTTTTGGCAATTTCGATGCTTTTATTCTGGCAACCGGAAGCCAGGAGTTACACCCTGTAAATGAAGCCATTAGCCCCGAAACCTTTCATCATCATTTTATCAATAAGGAAACTTTTGAAACCTCCATCCCCGGTGTATTTGCCTGCGGAAATATCATGCGGGAGCAAAAAATGGCTGTAAGAGCGGGCGCCCAGGGCAAAGCAGCAGCCATTAATGTTGATCGTTACCTGAATGGTTTATCTGCATTAACTGAAAATACTGCATTTAACTCTTCCTTTGGCATATTGAAGCAGGAAGAGTACCCTGAATACATGAAGGAAAGTTCCAACCCCGGCGAACGACTATCAGAAGGCAGCGACAGTTTAGGATATACTGCAATCGAAGCGATGCAGGAAGCAAAAAGATGCATGCACTGTGATTGCAGAAAACCGCAGAGTTGCCTCTTGCGAATACATGCCACCCAATACGGAGCAGATAAAAAGCATTATAGCAGTGATGAAAGGGAAAATCTGAGCAAGTTGATGCAAAATGAATGGATTGTTTTCGAACCGGGAAAATGTATTAAATGTGGACTGTGCATCGAAATTACCGCCAGGGAAGCAGAACCCCTCGGACTTACCTTCATCGGCAGAGGCTTTGATGTGAAAGTGAAAACACCATTTAACAAAGACACACGTGAATTAATGCAACGGACTGCACTCGCCTGTGCAAAGGCTTGTCCTACTGCAGCTATTTCAGAAAAACTAAGTGAAGAGCGTCATTCCCAAAGTGAAAAACCATCCAATGAATAATCTATCCCGATTGATTTTCAGCTCTCTGATTCTCCTGTGTTCTGTGCTTTTGAATGCACAGGAAAAGGGATCAGAATGCTGGCCATCATTCAGGGGTGATTCACGTCTCACAGGTACTACCACCCAACTGATCAAGCCCCCGGTAAAACTGCTATGGAGCTTCGCTGCTTCTGATGCTATTAAAGCTTCACCTGTGGTAGCCAATAAGAGGGTATTCATTGCTTCTACTGATGGATTTGTATATGCGCTGGATTTTACCGGACAGCTCAAATGGAAATTTAATACTGGAAATTCAATAGAAGCATCCCCGGTTATTCTCGATAATTCAGTGATTGTAGGGAATCTGGAAGGGAATATCTTTTCTTTGGATGCTGCAACCGGAAAACAAAAATGGAAATATACCACGGATGGTCAAATCTCCGGTTCTGTTAACTGGACCCTGAGCCCTGACCGGAAGCAGAAATGGATACTCGTCGGTAGTTATGATTTTTTCCTGCATTGTGTGAATGCATCAACCGGCAAAGTTTGCTGGAAATATGAGTCGGAAAATTATCTCAATGGCACTCCGGCACTTTGGAATAATATGGCTGTATTTGGCGGATGCGATGGCTTTCTTCACCTTGTGAATACAGGAACCGGGAAGTCCAGCCTAAAAATGAATATTGGGACCTATATCCCGGCTTCCGCTGCTATCTCAGGCAATAGAGCCTATTTCGGGAACTACGACGGGGATTTTTTCTGCTACGACCTGAAACTGAAAAAGACCCTCTGGAAATCCGGCGGAGCAGCAGCATTCATTGCCTCACCAGCGGTTTCAGGACTTAAAGTGGTCACTGCTTCTCAAAATCACCAGATATATTGCTATGAAGCAAATACAGGGAAAATTCTCTGGAAATACAAAACCAGGGGAAAAGTGGATTCTTCGCCGGTAATTGCCGGTAACCTTGTTGTTATTGGAACAGGAGATGGAAGACTGTTATTCCTTGACCTGGCTACAGGAACAGAAAAAAGCAGTTATGAAATTGGGAGCGCCGTAACTTCTGCCCCTGCAGTGATCACTAACAGGGTTTTCGTGACAGCTGAAGATGGCAAACTCTATGCTTTCGGGCCAAAAGAGAAATGAGTATTTATTTTACTCAGTAAGTAAATTTTAAATTCTAGAATTGTAGTTTATGAAAGTAGTGAATATTGTCCCGGGCTTTGGAGGTACCTTTTACTGCGGAAATTGCCTCAGGGATAGTGCCTATACTGCCTCACTGAGAAAGGAAGGGCATGATGCCATCATTCTCCCGATGTATCTGCCCCTGACCTTGAATAATACTGCTAATTATGCAGATACACCTGTCTTTTATGGGGCTGTTAACATCTACCTGAAACAGCAGTTTCCTTTCCTTCGGAATATGCCGGACTGGTTGGAGAGATTCCTGAATTCAAAACCTCTTCTGAAATTTGCTGCAGGTAAATCAGGCAGTACCCGGGCTACAGGACTTGAAAGTCTCACAGAATCGATGTTACTGGGTAAGGATGGGTTCCAGAAAAGGGAATTGCAACAATTGGTGGATTTTCTGAAACATCATGAAAAACCAGATATTATTCATTTTTCCAATGCTTTGCTAATTGGATTGGCTGCCCAGATCCGCGAAGAACTTGGAATTCCGGTCGTCTGCTCCCTGCAGGATGAAGATGTTTGGCTAGATGCCATGCATGAAGACCAGCGGGATCATCTGTGGAATCTTTTGGCTGAAAAAGCAAAAGATGTTGACATGTTTATCGCTGTGAGCCAATATTTTGCAACAGTCATGCAAAAGAAAATGAAGCTTCCGGATGATAAACTAACGATACTGCCAATTGGTATAGATCTCACCCAATATGAATACCATCCTCCTTCAACAGACCCATTGGTGGTGGGCTATGTATCCCGTATTTGTGAAGAAAACGGCTTTGGGTTGCTTGTGGATGCTTTTATCCGGCTCAAGCAGGATAACCGCTTTCATCAGCTGAAACTAAAAGCAACAGGCGGATATACCGGAGATGATAAAAATTTCATCAAAGCCCAGCTGGATAAACTAAAGGAAAAAGGGATCGATGGGGATTTTGAAATTGTACATCATTTCACCACGGATGATTTGCGCCAGTTCTTCAGAACCATCACCTTGTTATCGGTCCCTGTGCTCAAGGGTGAGGCATTTGGGCTCTATCAACTGGAAGCCCTGGCTTCAGGAATTCCTTTGGTACAGCCTGCAATCGGGGCATTCCCTGAAATCATCGCCACAACCGGGGGTGGGATCACATACACTCCAAACCATTCTGCATCGCTGGCTACAGCACTCGCGAACCTGCTTTCCGACCCTGCTTCCATCATGGAATATAGCAGGAAAGGTGCAGAAGCAGTGAAGATGAGTTATGATTCAGCAAAGCTGACCCGGCAAATGATCTCCATTTACAGCACAGTAATGCAAAAAACATGATAATAGCAGAACTTCAGCAGGTAAGCAAATATTACCACATCTCAGGTAGCATCCCGGAGCATTTGATCCTGGATCATATTTCCCTTACCATAAAAGAGAAAGAGTTCATCGCAATTACAGGCCCTTCAGGCTCAGGCAAAAGCACCTTACTCAATATACTGGGCACACTCGACCAACCCACTTCAGGAACAGTGAAAATAAAGGGTATGGATCCTGCACAATTGCATGTGAATGCACTCGCAGCGCTTAGGAACCAGACCATTGGCTTCGTTTTCCAGCTTCATTACCTGTTACCGCAACTCACCCTATTGCAAAACGTACTCTTACCTCTTCTCCCTGTTAAAGACCTGTCCCGGAGAAAAAAGTCTGAAGATAAAGCATCCTACCTGGTCGAACGAGTAGGGTTAAAAGAGCATCTTAATAAACTGCCCTCTCAATTATCAGTAGGAGAATGTCAAAGAGCTTCCCTGGTAAGAGCCCTGATCAATGAACCTGATCTTTTACTGGCAGATGAGCCAACCGGATCACTCGATGCAGGCAATGCAGAACTTGTTGCAGGGCTGCTTGTTGAACTTCAACAGGAACAAGGCTTTTCGATGGTGATTGTCACGCATTCCAATGAATTGGCTCAAATAGCAGGAAAAATTTATACCCTAAACTCCGGTAAACTCATCATAAACCCGGAATAATCACCTTCTAAAATCCCTGGTATCTCTCATGAATATCTTCAGCTACGCATTAAAAAGCCTTGTTCACTTCAAGAAGGCGAATTTCGCCACCTTCCTTGGAATCATGGTGAGCGCTGCTGTACTGACCGGAGCCTTGATACTGGGGGATTCAGTGAAATCCAGCCTGGAATCCCTGGTAACTCAACGATTGGGGAAAGCCAGTTTAGCTGTCCAAACACCGGAGCGACTCTTCAGAGTAAAACTTGCATCTGACCTCCAAAATGAGTTAAAAAATAACGTAGTCCCAGTCCTTCAGACGAAAGGCATGCTTCTGAATCCTGAAAAGGAACTTCGCATCAATAATGCCAGTATTATTGGAATTGATTCCGGCTTTCCCGGGTTATTTAATACACCGGACAGCATTCCAGGAGATGGGGAAGCCATGATCAGCCAGCAAACCGCAGAAAAACTGGATCTCAGAGAAGGTGATGAATGCCTGCTCAAAATCATGGTGAAGGAGAATGCCCCGGCGAATTCTCCTTTTATGGCCGATCAAAAGAAAATGACCACACTGAGGGTCAAAATCAGGACCATTCTACAGGACGGCAGTTTCGGCAGATTCAGCCTGAAAAGCAACCAGGTCGCTCCGCATAATATTTTCATCTCGCTTAATCAACTATCAAAACTATTCGGGCGAGAGCCTTCAGCAAATCTTATGCTTCTGACCAATCCCACATCGGGGGAGCTAAGCTTCGAGAAAATCAATGAGGCACTGCGCAATAACATGAGCATGGACGATGCAGGATTGTATTTTGATACTACAAACCAGGAAGGAGTTGTATTCCTGAAATCCGACAGGGTGTTTATGAATAAGCAACTTTCTGCTTCAATTGACGATGAAATTCCCGGCAAACAATCCATTTTCACTTACCTGGTGAACACCCTGAGCCTGGATGGCCGGAGCACTCCCTACTCTTTTGTTTCCGCTGCTGATAGTGCTTACCTCGGGGAGAAGCCCGGAAAACGTGAAATGCTGATTAATGAATGGTTGGCCGATGACCTGAAAGCAAAGGCTGGAGATTCTGTCATGATCTCTTATTTCACAATGGGTCCGATGAGAAGCCTCAGAACTGATAGTAGCCGCTTCCTGGTGAAAAAAGTTTTGCCCAATAATGATTCAAGGTTCCGAAAAGAATTAATGCCTGATTTCCCCGGAATGACAGAATCAGGGAGTTGCAGTGACTGGAAAACTGGCGTCCCTATAGATCTTGACCTTATCAGGGATAAGGATGAAGATTGGTGGAACAGGTATAAGGGGACACCAAAAGCCTTCATATCGCTGGAAGCCGGGCAAGAACTATGGAAAAACCCTTTCGGGGATTTCACCTCTTTTCGCCTGGAAAAAGATAGTACAGGCCTTGACAGGATCAGAAAAGGTATCGTGCAAAAAATTTCTCCTGTAACAAATGGGTATACAATTGAAAATGTCCGTGAATCAGGGATCCGGGCAGCTTCAAATTCTACTGATTTTGGAGAACTATTCCTGAGCCTGGGCTTTTTTATCATGGTGGCCGGAATTATGCTGATCTCCCTGCTTTTTAGTCTGCACCTGGGCGTCAGGACCACTGAATGCGCATTACTAGCCGCCATTGGATTTCCTCAACGAATCATCTACAGGGTATTTCTCTCAGAAGCCCTTCTTTTATCCATTTCAGGCAGTATTTTCGGAGCATTGCTGGGCATCTTCTATAACAGGCTTATGATCCTGGGACTGGATACGCTGTGGACCGGAGCTGTTGGGGAAACCTCACTTGGAACCTATGTGCAACCCGCAACCCTGATGTCAGGTGCATTGATTAATGTGTTAGTCTCCTTTCTGACTCTGATGCTGGTGATGCGTTCGAAACTCAGGGCACAACCTGCACTATCCGTTAAAGGCATCCCACTTAGTCCAAAGGTTCAGTTTAATACACACGGTAAAAGATCAATCATCATCTCAGGCCTGGTATTTCTCCTATTTTTTGTATTTAGCCTTGTCGCTGAAAACCAACAAATACTACTTTCATTAGCAACGGGTGGAATGTTCATGATTCTTTCCATCTTATTGATTTCATACTGGCTTCAAAACAAGACCTTAGTTAATAAAGGCATACCCGGCTATTTCAACTTACTGATAAAGAACCTGTTATTAAAAAGGAAAAGAACGCTGGCATCCATCTCATTATTAGCTATAGGTACTTTCACCATTCTTATTACCGGGGCAAACCAAAGACCTTCCATAGAATCAGAATTTTCACCTGCTTCCGGAACCGGAGGCTTCATCCTCTGGGCTGAATCAACCTTACCCATCCGTGAGGACCTGAACTCTTTGAAAGGCAAGGAAAAGACCGGACTTTCTGATGAACCTGTGCTTGACAATGTTACCTTTTATCAGCTTGATGTTGTGGAAGGTGATGATGCCAGTTGTCTGAACCTGAATATGGTGGCCAAACCATCACTGGTCGGAATCGAACCTGGGGTCTTTAAAAACCTGGGTGCTTTCAGTTTTGAAAAGCCGTCTGAGGGAACTTCCTGGTTGCTTTTAGATTCAGGTGGAGGAAATGTTATCCCGGCCATTGCGGATCAGACGGTTATCACCTGGGGATTACAGAAGAAAGTCGGTGATACCTTACTCTATCTCTCCGAGATGGGCCAACCCCTGAAAATGGTGCTTCAAGCCGGACTCAAAAACTCTATTTTCCAGGGCAATCTATTGATCTCCGAGGGAAACCTTAAGAAATATTTCCCAACACAATATAAGTCGGAATTGATGCTAATTAAGGGGCCTGTTGAAAAACAAGCTGAAATATCTGACCGATTAGAGTATTTACTGGGAGACTATGGCACCACACTTACCTCTACTTCTGAACGACTGGCATCATTCAACGAGGTACAGAACACTTACCTCTCAGTATTCATGATCCTGGGTGGCCTTGGAGTGATCATCGGGGTGATCGGATTAGGGATTATCCTCTTAAAAAATATCCTTGAGAGAAGAAATGAATTAGCCCTTATGCAGGCAATGGGCTTCAGAAACCAACTGATTACAGGCATCCTGGTGGCTGAGCATATGATCATATTATGCTCAGGGATGGTTGTTGGTTTACTTGGGGCTGTGATTGCAATTCTGTTAAGGGATAGTCAGTCATTCCTGCGGATTCCATGGTTGCCTGTCGGTGTAATTCTCCTGTTGATCCTGATCAGTGGATTGCTCTGGATATGGATTCCTGCTCAAAAGGCGATCAGGAGAAACCTGCTGGTCTCCTTGAAAAATGAGTAAAACAATGGTTAAATTGTTGAAAATCCGTTAGAATGATTCTTTTCTAGAGGTAAAAAATACGCATTTCACCAAAAGTCACTCTTCCATGAATTGTAATTCCCGGCAAGGAAGGATTGAAGCCCGGGGATTGGTAAAATAAGTTCCCAAAAGAGGCATTTTTAAGGTCAGGACCCACCAGGCTCCCAAAGGTAGCACTGCCATTCACTTGTATTTCAACATCCCGGTTAAGTACCACCTTTAACTCACCAAATGTACATTCCATATTCAGGTGGAGAGGTTGATCTGGCTTCAGGTCCTGTAGATTAATCGTTCCCGATCCAAAGACAACAGAATAGTTCTGCTGACCGGGTGTAAAATTTAGATTGCTTTCGCCGAACATCGTCTGGCTACCATCAGTCCTGGGTTTTAAACTTCCCTTGATCAGCAGTATCCCAACCCAGATGAGACCTAAGGAGAGAACCAGGGTAAATATGGGGATATTGAGATCAAAAATATTCCGAACAAGGAGTAAAATTCCGAAGAGGACAATTCCTCCTCCAAGTATGGTTGTAGTCGAGTATTTATTATTCATCAAAGCATGATTTCCAACAAATGTACAAAATTGACAGGTTTATTCAACTCCCGGGTGTTTTCAATATATGTTTTTGATACCAGGCATAACAAAGCAGATCATTAGGCCTGTCTATTACTCTTTTCTCCCATCCCGGATTTAAGTCTCTCAATAATCTCAAAAACTGCAGGACAGACAAAGCTGTTTTTTAATGTGATTGGGAGCAACTGGTAGAATCGCCTTCGGTCAGTATGGGGATATTCTCTGCAGGCTTTCGGCCGATTGGTATAGATAGCGCAATAATGGTCGGCACCCAGGAAAGGACATGGCATCGATTTGAATACAAAATCTCCGTCCTCATCTTCCCTGAAATAGGTCTGCATCACTGTCCCCGGCTTCATTTTTAAGCTGGGAGCCATTTTATCGATATCCTGGGTGGTAATCCTGGGTCCCAGTGATTTACAACAATTTCCACATTCCAGGCAATCAATCTCTTCAAACACCTCTTCATGAAGCTGATGGACCTTTTCATCCAGTTTCCTTGGATCCCATTTCGCCAGCTTCCGGAAAAATGCTTCATTCTCCGACTTTTTCTGGGTTGCTTGTTTATGCAGATCCGTTATGTTCATAAAGTGCTGGGTGCTGGGTGCTGGGTGCTGGGTGCTGGGTGCTGGAGTGCTGAGTGCTGAGTGCTGGAGTGCTGGGTGTCCAGAAGGGGAGCCACTGGTTCTGAGTGCCGGGAATTTTCAGTGGAAAGTTTTTAGTAATTATTGAGTTAAGGGATTATGCGTAAAAAAGAACCACAAATCCGCCGGCTGGCGGACAAATGATACACAAATAAACACAAATAAATTCGTGAAAATTCGTGCTTAAATTCGTGTAATTCGTGTTCTATTAATTCTGTCAAAAATCACTCATTGTCGAATTGTCAAATTGTCAAATTGCCGAATTTTCAAATTCTCAAAAGTGTTTACCCCCAACCCCCTATAAATAGGGGGAGTTATCATATTATGAAAATTTTTATTCTCCCAATCTCCCCATTCTCTTCATTCCACATCTCACCATCTCTCCATCTCCTCATCTCTCCATCTCTCCATCTCTCCATCTCCTCATCTCCACATCTCCTAATCCTCACATTTTCAAATTGTCAAATTGTCAAATTGCCGAATTAACTCATCCCTCTCTCCTTCTTAATCTGCTCATACGCTGCCTGCATCTCCTGGAATTTTACTTTCGCGGCTTTCTGAACATCTTCACCCATGGTACTTACCCTGTCCGGATGGTATTTCAAAGCCATCTTCCTGTATGCTTTCTTCACTTCCTCATCATTGGCATCAGGTGTGATCTCCATGATTCTGTAAGCTGAAGTGGTATCTTTGATGAACATTGCCTTAATACTCTCCAGGTCGGCACTGCTGATCCCAAGGCCGGCACTGATTTTCCCTATCATCCTGACCTCTTCGGGATGTGAAACCCCATCAGCCATCGCTATTCCAAACAAGAAATGCAGGAGCTGAAGCCTGCCTGAATACTCCATAAACTGCCGGATCTGACTGCTCACCGCATGAACATCATACTCTTGCTTTAAAATTTCCCTCAGTGCCAGCAATTGCTGTTCTGCTTCATTAATTCCAAACTGTGTCACCAGGAATTGCCTGACATAATCTAGTTCAGATTTTAGGATGCGCTGATCCGATTTCATCACAGCAGCGGCTAATACCAACAAACTGACTTTGAAATCGCCTGATTGCGTATTCCTCCTCATTCCACCCTGTGGAGCCGGGCCGGACTTATCATAAGCATACTCTCCACTGGTCATCCCATCGATCATGGAACCAAACACAAATCCAAGGACAGCCCCTAGGGGTCCACCGGCAGCCCATCCAAGGCCACCTCCAATCCATTTTAAAAACTTTGCCATTTTTCCAATAAAAAAAAGTGATCCGGCAAAAATACATAAGCATTGAAAACGGGACGCCATTGCCGTGTTGACGCCCCGCTCTTTTATGAAATATTAATACTATCCGAGTTTTTCCGACAAAGGAAGTCCATATTCCTCCTCCAACCTGATATCCAAAGCCTCTAAGGCATCGAGAATAGGATTGTAAATTCCGGGTAATACCGGACGATATACCCCTTTTTCCAGGATCTGTCCTTCAAGTATCATCTCAACTGCAATGGCTGCTGGTAATGCAACTGTCCGGGCAATGGAAGTATCCGTGGCAGGTGTTCCGAAATCGAGCATCCTCGATCGGACCACTTCCTGCGAACCATCAGGATAGGATACAAGGAAACTGTGCTGCATTACTACCATATCCCTTTCGGTATGTCCCAATTCCATTTTGCTAATCATAA harbors:
- a CDS encoding NAD(P)H-dependent oxidoreductase subunit E, whose amino-acid sequence is MKIESAYISETVKRIVEHRGTAVDAVIPILQDIQLEFQYLPEEALKLVCEITDITPARITGIGSFYSQFRHQPAGKHMIRVCTGTACHVKGATLVHDAFRRELNLAAGEDTDAQGLFTIEKVACLGCCTLAPVIKIDSVTYGHVIPEKVADILKDFLHSKAGTVPVIQGINSDKDIQGEIRIGLGSCCVASGSSDVRNELERTLVESRISVKVKQVGCVGICNQVPILEIVKPGEESTFYAKIKPEEVKEVVLRHFKPVGFFNRMRTSILSRYENILEDGTPRSFRRYSVNERDTPLSGFLGPQMAIATESRGNIKPCDIEEYIAAGGFEAFRKCLSSMKPGDVVEEIIQSGLKGRGGAGFPTGIKWQMVAGQEKTPKYVICNGDEGDPGAFMDRMLLESYPFRIIEGMLIAGYATGASQGIFYIRAEYPLAVERIKEALEICRLDRWIGPQIKKSNFSFEIKVFEGAGAFVCGEETALIASIEGERGIPRQRPPFPAVSGLWQSPTLVNNTETLSLVPWIIRHGAPAFNSIGTEKSKGTKVFALAGKVNRGGLIEVPMGTSLRQIVEEIGGGIAEGRTFKAVQIGGPSGGCIPASMGDLPIDYESLSGAGAMMGSGGLVVLDDTDCMVDIAHYFLSFTQEQSCGKCTFCRIGTRRMLELLEKIRSGNGSYADLEKLEKLAISTQQGSLCGLGKTAPNPVLSTLRYFREEYEAHLKGHCPSGKCKPLLNYHITTECIGCTKCAQRCPSDAIPFTPYEVHTIDMQKCIKCDICRQVCPVDAIKVN
- a CDS encoding (2Fe-2S)-binding protein gives rise to the protein MVRLRINDKPITVEEGTTLLQAAHEAGFEIPTMCHLEKVSIHPSCMVCVVGDLDNGKMYPSCAMPVAEGMNIITESPEIHEFRKNALELLLSEHIGDCEAPCRLSCPAFMDIPLMNRLIAEGRFEEALKVVRQEIALPFILGYICPAPCEKACKRKPIDGAVSICLLKRFTATDPQSRLSGIQPSSEKSGKRVAILGTGPAGLSAAFYLMKLGHECILFDKQEMAGGALRYSISDSELPREVLDAELDVLRQMGAIFILNNTQSFTKLKENGFGNFDAFILATGSQELHPVNEAISPETFHHHFINKETFETSIPGVFACGNIMREQKMAVRAGAQGKAAAINVDRYLNGLSALTENTAFNSSFGILKQEEYPEYMKESSNPGERLSEGSDSLGYTAIEAMQEAKRCMHCDCRKPQSCLLRIHATQYGADKKHYSSDERENLSKLMQNEWIVFEPGKCIKCGLCIEITAREAEPLGLTFIGRGFDVKVKTPFNKDTRELMQRTALACAKACPTAAISEKLSEERHSQSEKPSNE
- a CDS encoding PQQ-binding-like beta-propeller repeat protein → MNNLSRLIFSSLILLCSVLLNAQEKGSECWPSFRGDSRLTGTTTQLIKPPVKLLWSFAASDAIKASPVVANKRVFIASTDGFVYALDFTGQLKWKFNTGNSIEASPVILDNSVIVGNLEGNIFSLDAATGKQKWKYTTDGQISGSVNWTLSPDRKQKWILVGSYDFFLHCVNASTGKVCWKYESENYLNGTPALWNNMAVFGGCDGFLHLVNTGTGKSSLKMNIGTYIPASAAISGNRAYFGNYDGDFFCYDLKLKKTLWKSGGAAAFIASPAVSGLKVVTASQNHQIYCYEANTGKILWKYKTRGKVDSSPVIAGNLVVIGTGDGRLLFLDLATGTEKSSYEIGSAVTSAPAVITNRVFVTAEDGKLYAFGPKEK
- a CDS encoding glycosyltransferase family 4 protein → MKVVNIVPGFGGTFYCGNCLRDSAYTASLRKEGHDAIILPMYLPLTLNNTANYADTPVFYGAVNIYLKQQFPFLRNMPDWLERFLNSKPLLKFAAGKSGSTRATGLESLTESMLLGKDGFQKRELQQLVDFLKHHEKPDIIHFSNALLIGLAAQIREELGIPVVCSLQDEDVWLDAMHEDQRDHLWNLLAEKAKDVDMFIAVSQYFATVMQKKMKLPDDKLTILPIGIDLTQYEYHPPSTDPLVVGYVSRICEENGFGLLVDAFIRLKQDNRFHQLKLKATGGYTGDDKNFIKAQLDKLKEKGIDGDFEIVHHFTTDDLRQFFRTITLLSVPVLKGEAFGLYQLEALASGIPLVQPAIGAFPEIIATTGGGITYTPNHSASLATALANLLSDPASIMEYSRKGAEAVKMSYDSAKLTRQMISIYSTVMQKT
- a CDS encoding ABC transporter ATP-binding protein, translating into MIIAELQQVSKYYHISGSIPEHLILDHISLTIKEKEFIAITGPSGSGKSTLLNILGTLDQPTSGTVKIKGMDPAQLHVNALAALRNQTIGFVFQLHYLLPQLTLLQNVLLPLLPVKDLSRRKKSEDKASYLVERVGLKEHLNKLPSQLSVGECQRASLVRALINEPDLLLADEPTGSLDAGNAELVAGLLVELQQEQGFSMVIVTHSNELAQIAGKIYTLNSGKLIINPE